One genomic region from Actinomycetota bacterium encodes:
- a CDS encoding type II toxin-antitoxin system prevent-host-death family antitoxin, which translates to MADIPARDLRNDVSAVLRRVEGGERLRVTVSGRPVAELSPLPARPRSIAWDDFERGLEKARADAGLARQLRELVGDMTDDPDGG; encoded by the coding sequence GTGGCCGACATACCTGCCCGCGACCTGCGCAACGACGTGAGCGCCGTTCTGCGTCGGGTCGAGGGCGGCGAGCGCCTTCGGGTGACCGTGAGCGGCCGGCCGGTGGCCGAGCTCTCGCCCCTCCCGGCCCGGCCCCGGTCCATCGCCTGGGACGATTTCGAGCGGGGGCTGGAGAAGGCGCGCGCCGATGCCGGCCTGGCCCGCCAGCTCCGCGAGCTCGTCGGCGACATGACCGACGATCCCGATGGCGGGTGA
- the glgA gene encoding glycogen synthase — MKVALLTREFPPEVYGGAGVHVEHLAAELAELVDVGVHCFGRPRPSGLVAGNYEMAPGADPALGAIAVDLQMAAAVAGADVVHTHTWYTNMAGHLAKLRHGIPHVMTSHSLEPLRPWKQEQLGGGYEVSRFCERTAIEAADAVIAVSGAMRDDVLATYPAVGPDRVVVVHNGVDADAYHPDPSTEALDRVGLAPERPYALFVGRITRQKGIGHLLDAVPLLDPGMVVVLCASAPDTEAEGAELEARLADLASRSGPGAQVVWVRDALPRPQVVQLLTHAAAFVCPSVYEPFGLVNVEAMACEAPVVATAVGGIPEIVVDGETGWLVPYDAGDPQAVAAGLAARVNELVAGPDQARRFGQAGRRRVLAEFAWPAIARRTVEVYETAISSSH, encoded by the coding sequence TTGAAGGTAGCCCTGCTGACCCGTGAGTTCCCGCCCGAGGTCTATGGGGGGGCCGGGGTACACGTCGAGCACCTGGCGGCCGAGCTGGCCGAGCTGGTCGATGTCGGCGTCCACTGCTTCGGCCGGCCCCGGCCGTCGGGGCTGGTGGCCGGCAACTACGAGATGGCACCCGGGGCCGACCCGGCCCTGGGCGCCATCGCCGTCGACCTGCAGATGGCCGCGGCCGTGGCCGGGGCCGACGTGGTCCACACCCACACGTGGTACACGAACATGGCCGGCCACCTGGCCAAGCTGCGCCACGGCATCCCCCACGTGATGACCAGCCACAGCCTGGAGCCCCTGCGGCCATGGAAGCAGGAACAGCTCGGGGGCGGCTACGAGGTGTCGCGTTTCTGCGAGCGAACGGCCATCGAGGCGGCCGACGCCGTGATCGCCGTCTCAGGGGCCATGCGCGACGACGTGTTGGCCACCTACCCGGCCGTGGGCCCCGACCGGGTGGTGGTCGTGCACAACGGCGTCGACGCCGACGCCTATCACCCCGACCCGTCGACCGAGGCCCTCGATCGGGTGGGCCTGGCCCCGGAGCGCCCCTACGCCCTTTTCGTGGGCCGTATCACCCGCCAGAAGGGCATCGGGCACCTGCTGGACGCAGTGCCCCTGCTCGACCCGGGCATGGTCGTGGTCCTGTGCGCCTCGGCCCCCGACACCGAGGCCGAGGGGGCCGAGCTCGAGGCCCGCCTGGCCGACCTCGCCAGCCGGTCGGGCCCGGGCGCCCAGGTGGTATGGGTACGCGACGCCCTGCCCCGTCCCCAGGTCGTACAGCTGCTGACCCATGCCGCGGCCTTCGTATGCCCGTCGGTCTACGAGCCCTTCGGGCTGGTCAACGTGGAGGCCATGGCCTGCGAGGCCCCGGTGGTGGCCACCGCCGTGGGCGGCATCCCCGAGATCGTCGTCGACGGCGAGACGGGCTGGCTGGTGCCCTACGACGCCGGGGACCCCCAGGCCGTGGCCGCCGGCCTGGCCGCCCGGGTCAACGAGCTGGTGGCCGGCCCCGACCAGGCCCGCCGGTTCGGCCAGGCCGGCCGCCGCCGGGTGCTGGCCGAGTTCGCCTGGCCCGCCATCGCCCGCCGCACCGTCGAGGTGTACGAGACGGCGATCTCGTCGTCCCACTGA
- the glgC gene encoding glucose-1-phosphate adenylyltransferase, with the protein MAARKVMAMVLAGGEGKRLHPLTADRAKPAVPFGGHYRLIDFVLSNLANGGFLRIVVLTQYKSHSLDLHISRTWRLSTLLSDYVTPVPAQMRLGPRWFLGSADALYQNLNLVWDEQPDHILVFGADHIYRMDPRQMLEQHMVSGAGVTVAAIPVPEGEASAFGVLEPGEGTRIRRFWEKPDDAGGLQNAPGTVLASMGNYVFSTDVLVDAVRADAADESSVHDVGGSILPMLVSQGVAHYYDFATNEVPGATDRDRAYWRDVGTIDSYHESHMDLVSVHPVFNLYNEKWPIYTSNPPLPPAKFVLEDHGRTGQAINSLVCAGSIISGGTVRGSVISPGAHVQPGALVEDSVIMHKVVVEPGAVVRRAIIDKNVVVPAGARIGVDAARDRERFTVSERGIVVLGKGEQVPHP; encoded by the coding sequence ATGGCTGCTCGGAAGGTGATGGCGATGGTGTTGGCCGGTGGCGAGGGCAAGCGCCTCCACCCACTGACCGCCGACCGGGCCAAGCCCGCCGTCCCGTTCGGCGGCCACTACCGGCTCATCGACTTCGTGCTGTCCAACCTGGCCAACGGTGGCTTCCTGCGCATCGTCGTGCTGACCCAGTACAAGAGCCACAGCCTCGACCTGCACATCTCCCGCACGTGGCGGCTGTCGACGCTCCTGAGCGACTACGTGACGCCCGTGCCCGCCCAGATGCGCCTGGGGCCGCGCTGGTTCCTGGGCTCGGCCGACGCCCTCTACCAGAACCTCAACCTGGTCTGGGACGAGCAGCCCGACCACATCCTGGTTTTTGGCGCCGACCACATCTACCGCATGGACCCCCGCCAGATGCTCGAACAGCACATGGTCTCGGGGGCGGGCGTGACGGTGGCCGCCATCCCCGTGCCCGAAGGCGAGGCCAGCGCCTTCGGCGTGCTCGAACCGGGCGAGGGCACCCGCATCCGGCGCTTCTGGGAGAAGCCCGACGACGCCGGCGGCCTCCAGAACGCACCGGGCACGGTGCTGGCGTCCATGGGCAACTACGTGTTCAGCACCGACGTGCTGGTCGACGCCGTGCGGGCCGACGCGGCCGACGAGTCGTCGGTCCACGACGTGGGGGGCAGCATCCTGCCCATGCTCGTGTCCCAGGGGGTGGCCCACTACTACGACTTCGCCACCAACGAGGTACCCGGGGCCACCGACCGTGACCGGGCCTACTGGCGCGACGTTGGGACCATCGACTCCTACCACGAGTCGCACATGGACCTGGTATCGGTCCACCCCGTGTTCAACCTCTACAACGAAAAGTGGCCCATCTACACGTCCAACCCGCCCCTGCCCCCGGCCAAGTTCGTGCTCGAGGACCACGGCCGTACCGGCCAGGCCATCAACTCGCTGGTCTGCGCCGGCTCGATCATCTCGGGCGGGACGGTGCGGGGGTCGGTGATCTCGCCCGGCGCGCACGTGCAGCCCGGGGCCCTGGTGGAGGACTCGGTCATCATGCACAAGGTGGTGGTCGAGCCGGGGGCCGTCGTGCGCCGGGCCATCATCGACAAGAACGTGGTGGTGCCCGCGGGCGCCCGCATCGGCGTCGACGCCGCCCGCGACCGCGAGCGGTTCACCGTCAGCGAGCGGGGCATCGTCGTGCTGGGCAAGGGCGAGCAGGTCCCCCACCCTTGA
- a CDS encoding pirin family protein, with protein sequence MPAATADPLSLPRLPLPGPGSAARPVALVTTAPSGFEGEGFPVRRAFSGAPLEALDPFIHMDEMGAVDYGPGEPRGTSWHPHRGFETVTYMLEGAFQHQDSHGGGGLIADGDTQWMTAGAGILHIETPPEELVVSGGLLHGLQLWVNLPARQKWSPPRYQSLAGSRAAMVASADGGALVRVIAGDVAGHAGPGSTHTPMAFVHASLAPGAALDLPWPEGFNALAYVMSGAGTAGPEGRPLASGQLAVFGPGGHLRLVAGARPGGGDGRPAAEDLDVIVLGGQPIREPVAWYGPFVMNDRAELVQAMEDYRCGRLGVVPPGALMPHGAARPTNR encoded by the coding sequence ATGCCCGCCGCCACTGCCGACCCGCTGAGCCTTCCCCGCCTGCCCCTCCCCGGCCCCGGTTCGGCCGCCAGGCCGGTGGCCCTGGTAACGACCGCCCCGAGCGGGTTCGAAGGCGAGGGCTTCCCCGTGCGCCGGGCGTTCTCCGGGGCGCCCCTCGAAGCCCTCGACCCGTTCATCCACATGGACGAGATGGGGGCCGTCGACTACGGGCCGGGCGAACCCCGGGGTACGAGCTGGCACCCCCACCGCGGGTTCGAGACCGTGACCTACATGCTCGAAGGTGCGTTCCAGCACCAGGACTCCCACGGTGGGGGCGGGCTCATCGCCGACGGCGACACCCAGTGGATGACGGCCGGGGCGGGCATCTTGCACATCGAGACCCCACCCGAGGAGCTGGTGGTCAGCGGAGGGCTGCTCCACGGCCTCCAGCTCTGGGTCAACCTGCCCGCCCGCCAGAAGTGGTCACCGCCCCGCTACCAGAGCCTGGCCGGGTCCCGGGCCGCCATGGTCGCCTCGGCCGACGGCGGCGCGCTCGTGCGGGTCATCGCCGGCGACGTGGCCGGCCACGCCGGGCCGGGGTCGACGCACACGCCCATGGCCTTCGTCCACGCCTCGCTGGCACCGGGGGCCGCGCTCGACCTCCCCTGGCCGGAGGGGTTCAACGCACTGGCCTACGTCATGTCGGGCGCGGGCACGGCCGGGCCCGAGGGCCGGCCCCTGGCCTCGGGTCAACTGGCTGTCTTCGGCCCCGGCGGGCACCTGCGGCTGGTGGCCGGGGCCCGCCCCGGCGGCGGTGACGGCCGGCCTGCGGCCGAGGACCTGGACGTGATCGTGCTGGGCGGCCAGCCCATCCGCGAGCCGGTGGCGTGGTACGGGCCGTTCGTCATGAACGACAGGGCGGAACTGGTCCAGGCCATGGAGGACTACCGCTGCGGCCGCCTGGGCGTCGTCCCGCCCGGGGCACTGATGCCCCATGGGGCGGCTCGGCCAACCAATCGCTGA
- the secD gene encoding protein translocase subunit SecD yields the protein MQQVRWRAIAVLALVVGAVVLIATQPARLGLDLKGGTQIILEAQDSERQRVDGDTVNRTLEVLRRRVDALGVTEPSLQRSGDRRILIELPGVEDPDEAVDIIGRTAQLRFHPVLAGAPEPDDLVLFAESGEPLRLAPAAVTGDDVATATARVAGEFAVTWQVQVDFRGDGSRRWETLTGQAACAPLGDPARRIAIVLDEDVISSPEVAAEVNCPRGISGGTTVITGNFSQAEARELALLIRAGALPVPVEIVGQTTIGPTLGKAAIEASIKAAIIGALLTALYMVVYYRLLGVLAVIALGVYGALSFAVLLLLGATLTLPGIAGFVLAVGMAVDANVLVYERIKEEHAGGASTRAAGRNGFRRAWSAIADSNATTVIAAMLLFFFASGAVRGFGVTVTVGVLTSMFTALVVTRLMVDVVLRTRLRNRPRLLGLEVGARLRTWISTARPDLMRHSGRFLGASGLAVVLAITGVGVKGLDLGLEFSGGRLIEYRTERPPDLDLVRSELARAGFPRAVVQAAGDAQLTVRIETLTPEEQSRVVAAVEAVGGRAEVMRDEFVGPTIGDELRRKALIALAIALAAQLAYLAVRFKWTYGAGAVVAMVHDVLILLGLFAWLGKDLDGVFLAALLTVIGYSVNDSVVVFDRIRELRRARPRELLRVVANDACLQTVPRTINTGLGAMFILVVLWQFGGDTLADFALALLVGLVVGTYSSVLTATPVALWLENHWGSGDRRPPQAERAQPASASAPLAQARSHGHQGADPGGDADRSRAVAVRSRPPTPQRPVSQTRPTPARPAAAAPRPRKNKRRKPGRRRN from the coding sequence GTGCAGCAAGTCCGTTGGCGCGCCATCGCCGTGTTGGCCCTCGTGGTGGGCGCCGTCGTCCTGATCGCCACCCAGCCGGCCCGCCTGGGGCTCGACCTCAAAGGTGGCACCCAGATCATCCTGGAGGCCCAGGACAGCGAGCGCCAGAGGGTCGACGGCGACACCGTGAACCGCACCCTGGAGGTGCTGCGCCGCCGCGTCGACGCCTTGGGGGTGACCGAGCCTTCGCTGCAGCGCTCTGGTGACCGGCGCATACTCATCGAGCTACCGGGAGTGGAGGACCCCGATGAGGCGGTGGACATCATCGGGCGTACGGCCCAGCTGCGCTTCCACCCCGTGCTGGCGGGCGCACCAGAGCCCGACGACCTCGTGCTCTTCGCCGAGTCGGGCGAGCCCTTGCGCCTGGCGCCGGCGGCGGTGACGGGCGACGACGTGGCTACGGCCACCGCCCGGGTGGCGGGCGAGTTCGCCGTCACCTGGCAGGTCCAGGTCGACTTCCGGGGCGACGGCAGCCGTAGGTGGGAGACGCTCACCGGCCAGGCCGCCTGCGCCCCCCTGGGCGACCCGGCCCGGCGCATCGCCATCGTGCTCGACGAGGACGTGATCTCCAGCCCCGAGGTGGCGGCCGAGGTGAACTGCCCGCGCGGCATCAGCGGCGGGACGACGGTCATCACCGGCAACTTCTCCCAGGCCGAGGCCCGAGAGCTGGCCCTGCTGATACGAGCAGGCGCTCTACCGGTCCCGGTCGAGATCGTCGGCCAGACCACGATCGGGCCCACCTTGGGCAAGGCGGCCATCGAGGCGAGCATCAAGGCGGCCATCATCGGGGCGCTGCTGACGGCTCTCTACATGGTTGTGTACTACCGCCTGCTCGGAGTGCTGGCGGTGATCGCCCTCGGCGTCTACGGGGCGCTCAGCTTCGCGGTCCTACTCCTACTAGGGGCGACGCTCACGCTTCCGGGCATAGCGGGCTTCGTGCTCGCCGTCGGGATGGCTGTCGACGCGAACGTCCTCGTCTACGAAAGGATCAAGGAGGAGCACGCCGGGGGCGCATCGACGCGAGCCGCAGGCCGGAACGGGTTCCGGCGCGCCTGGAGCGCCATCGCTGATTCCAACGCCACGACGGTCATCGCAGCCATGTTGCTGTTCTTCTTCGCGTCCGGGGCCGTCAGGGGATTCGGTGTGACGGTCACGGTCGGGGTGCTCACGTCGATGTTCACGGCCCTGGTGGTGACGCGGCTGATGGTCGACGTAGTGCTCCGCACCCGCCTGCGTAACCGGCCCCGCCTGCTGGGCCTCGAGGTCGGCGCCAGGTTGCGGACGTGGATCTCGACGGCTCGCCCGGACCTCATGCGCCACAGCGGCCGCTTCCTGGGTGCGTCGGGGCTGGCGGTGGTCCTCGCCATAACCGGGGTGGGAGTCAAGGGCCTCGACCTAGGGCTGGAGTTCTCCGGCGGGCGCCTCATCGAGTACCGGACGGAGCGACCGCCCGACCTCGACCTCGTCCGGTCGGAACTGGCTCGCGCTGGGTTCCCAAGGGCAGTCGTACAGGCTGCGGGAGACGCCCAGCTCACCGTCCGGATCGAGACCCTGACGCCAGAGGAGCAGTCGCGCGTGGTCGCTGCAGTCGAGGCGGTCGGAGGGCGGGCGGAGGTGATGCGCGACGAGTTCGTCGGGCCGACCATCGGCGACGAGCTCCGCCGTAAGGCGCTGATAGCGCTGGCGATCGCGCTGGCGGCCCAGTTGGCCTATCTCGCCGTACGCTTCAAGTGGACCTACGGAGCGGGTGCGGTAGTGGCGATGGTCCACGATGTCCTCATCCTGCTCGGGTTGTTCGCTTGGCTGGGCAAGGACCTCGATGGCGTGTTCCTCGCCGCACTTCTCACGGTCATCGGCTACTCTGTTAACGACTCGGTCGTGGTGTTCGACCGCATACGCGAGTTGCGGCGCGCCCGGCCGAGGGAGCTGTTGCGGGTTGTGGCCAACGACGCATGCCTCCAAACCGTTCCTCGGACGATCAACACAGGGTTGGGGGCAATGTTCATCCTCGTCGTGCTGTGGCAGTTCGGCGGCGACACGCTCGCTGACTTCGCCTTGGCATTGCTGGTCGGCCTCGTCGTCGGGACCTATTCCTCCGTCCTTACAGCTACTCCCGTCGCATTGTGGCTGGAGAACCATTGGGGCTCGGGTGACCGTAGGCCACCACAAGCCGAGCGGGCCCAGCCAGCCTCCGCAAGCGCGCCCCTCGCGCAGGCGCGAAGCCACGGTCACCAAGGAGCGGACCCTGGTGGTGATGCCGACCGGTCCCGAGCCGTCGCCGTCCGGTCGCGCCCACCCACACCCCAGCGGCCGGTATCGCAAACCCGGCCCACGCCGGCCCGGCCGGCGGCGGCGGCACCCCGCCCGCGGAAGAACAAGCGGCGCAAGCCCGGTCGGAGGAGGAACTGA
- the mbhE gene encoding hydrogen gas-evolving membrane-bound hydrogenase subunit E gives MSTLLALHLAAALAAVPLVRRAGPRGLLVLAAVPGAVLLWVATTAPRILDGAPVEERIGWAPDLGFEIAVRVDSFSLVMVLLVSGIGALIFAYGFAYFGERPDLGRLASLLMGFSGAMLGLVVTDNLLAIFLFWEATSITSYLLIGNDDRSAAARSAALRALLTTGVGGLAMLAGFVLLAQEAGSWSLTQILADPPRGAVVEVALVLVLLGAFTKSAQVPFHFWLPGAMAAPTPVSAYLHSATMVKAGVYLIARFAPPFAEVGVWRPMVISVGLATMLLGGWRALAQHDLKLLLAHGTTSQLGLLVVLLGAGYPEATLAGVVLLLAHGAYKAALFMVVGIIEKAAGTRDIRKLTGLHRPLRTTLLVAAVAAGSMAGVPPMLGFVAKEATYEAALGSGLAMAGLVVALLVAGSALTFAYSARALWGAFAHKGPLDLEDGTSVGPVSGAGLRLVLPAAVLAALAVALGAAPTLVEAIVVSGAQAIDPDVPPAHLRLWHGFNAPLTLSAITIGAGALLWVARHRLERLQQMVHVPPSGARTFDLLLRNTVRAADRVTGALQTGSLPVYLLIILTTVLVVPGTFLLVSLDLPSELLLVDRPVQVAVAAAMVVATVGAIRTRHRLGAVMAVGAVGYGVAVLFIIQGAPDLALTQLMIETLLLVLFVLVLRHLPRRFTSAQTALPTAPRAVLAVLVGLFAAVFAMVAVGARPDLEPVSVEYLARSLPEADGRNIVNTILVDFRAFDTLGEIVVLTVAGLGVIGLVRAASRERVPQPTRPGPIRQEPSLILDRAVRALFHTVITFSVVLLLIGHNEPGGGFIGGLVAGAAFMLVYLAGGTGRLQRAEPLNPELFLGLGISLAALAGLFGWLSGGEFLEASHISFDVPLLGGVKLATVLLFDGGVYLVVVGLVVALLRSLGQEDVRGGSPQASSGAPR, from the coding sequence GTGAGCACCCTGCTGGCGCTGCACCTGGCCGCCGCCTTGGCTGCCGTGCCCCTGGTGCGCCGGGCCGGGCCACGAGGCCTGCTCGTCCTGGCCGCCGTGCCGGGCGCGGTCCTGCTCTGGGTGGCGACCACGGCCCCGCGGATCCTCGACGGTGCTCCCGTGGAGGAACGAATCGGCTGGGCACCCGACCTGGGGTTCGAGATCGCGGTCCGGGTCGACTCGTTCTCGCTGGTCATGGTGCTGCTCGTATCTGGGATCGGCGCGCTGATCTTCGCCTACGGCTTCGCCTACTTCGGCGAGCGGCCTGACCTCGGCCGCCTGGCCAGCCTCTTGATGGGGTTCTCGGGAGCGATGCTGGGCCTCGTCGTCACCGACAACCTGCTGGCCATCTTCCTGTTCTGGGAGGCGACCTCGATCACCTCCTACTTGCTGATCGGCAACGACGACCGGTCGGCCGCCGCCCGCTCCGCCGCATTGCGAGCACTACTCACCACCGGGGTCGGGGGCCTCGCCATGCTCGCGGGCTTCGTCCTGCTCGCCCAGGAAGCCGGGTCGTGGTCGCTGACCCAGATCCTTGCCGACCCCCCTCGCGGGGCAGTGGTGGAGGTCGCGCTGGTGCTGGTCCTGCTCGGGGCATTCACCAAGTCGGCTCAGGTGCCATTCCACTTCTGGCTCCCAGGGGCCATGGCCGCCCCCACCCCGGTCAGCGCCTACCTCCACTCCGCGACCATGGTCAAAGCTGGCGTGTACCTCATCGCCAGGTTCGCGCCTCCCTTCGCCGAGGTTGGCGTGTGGAGGCCAATGGTGATCTCGGTCGGTCTTGCCACCATGCTGCTCGGGGGTTGGCGAGCGCTGGCCCAGCACGACCTGAAGCTGCTGCTGGCGCACGGCACCACGAGCCAACTGGGCCTCCTGGTCGTACTGCTGGGTGCCGGTTACCCCGAGGCCACGCTGGCCGGCGTGGTTCTGCTGCTGGCCCACGGCGCGTACAAGGCGGCGTTGTTCATGGTCGTCGGCATCATCGAGAAGGCAGCTGGTACCCGCGACATCCGGAAGCTGACCGGCCTCCACCGGCCGCTGCGGACGACCCTACTGGTGGCGGCCGTCGCCGCCGGGTCGATGGCGGGTGTCCCACCCATGCTGGGGTTCGTCGCCAAGGAGGCGACCTATGAGGCGGCGCTCGGCTCGGGCCTCGCAATGGCAGGCCTCGTGGTCGCGCTGCTGGTGGCCGGTTCGGCCCTGACCTTCGCCTACAGCGCCCGCGCTTTGTGGGGGGCGTTCGCCCACAAGGGGCCCCTGGACCTCGAGGACGGGACGAGCGTCGGCCCCGTCTCGGGGGCCGGCCTGCGGCTGGTCCTGCCCGCCGCAGTGCTCGCTGCGTTGGCCGTCGCGCTCGGTGCTGCGCCGACGCTTGTCGAGGCCATCGTCGTCAGCGGTGCCCAGGCGATCGACCCGGACGTCCCCCCAGCCCATCTCAGGCTGTGGCATGGCTTCAACGCTCCTCTCACGCTCTCCGCCATCACGATCGGAGCCGGAGCCCTGCTGTGGGTGGCTAGGCATCGACTCGAGCGGCTGCAGCAGATGGTCCACGTCCCGCCCTCAGGTGCCCGCACCTTCGACCTGCTTCTGCGCAACACAGTCCGCGCCGCCGACCGCGTGACCGGCGCCCTCCAGACGGGATCGTTGCCCGTCTACCTCCTGATCATCCTCACCACGGTGCTCGTCGTGCCGGGCACGTTCCTGCTGGTCAGCCTCGACCTCCCGTCCGAACTGCTCCTTGTCGACCGGCCGGTACAGGTGGCAGTCGCCGCCGCCATGGTGGTGGCCACCGTGGGGGCGATCCGTACCAGGCACCGCCTGGGGGCGGTGATGGCTGTCGGCGCCGTTGGGTACGGGGTCGCCGTGCTCTTCATCATCCAGGGCGCCCCCGACTTGGCCCTGACCCAGCTGATGATCGAGACCCTCCTGCTGGTGCTGTTCGTGCTCGTGCTCCGGCACCTGCCGAGGCGGTTCACCAGCGCCCAGACAGCGCTACCGACCGCTCCTCGAGCCGTCCTGGCGGTGCTGGTCGGTCTGTTCGCGGCGGTCTTCGCGATGGTGGCGGTGGGGGCGCGGCCCGACCTTGAGCCTGTCTCGGTCGAGTACCTGGCCCGCTCGCTCCCGGAGGCCGACGGGCGCAACATCGTGAACACGATCCTCGTCGACTTCCGGGCCTTCGACACGCTAGGGGAGATCGTCGTGCTGACTGTCGCCGGTCTCGGGGTGATCGGCCTCGTACGCGCCGCCAGCCGAGAGCGAGTCCCCCAGCCAACGCGCCCGGGGCCAATTCGCCAAGAACCATCGCTGATCCTCGACCGGGCTGTGAGGGCCCTGTTCCATACGGTCATCACGTTCTCGGTCGTGCTCCTGCTGATCGGGCACAACGAGCCGGGAGGCGGGTTCATCGGCGGCCTGGTGGCCGGCGCTGCTTTCATGTTGGTATACCTGGCCGGCGGTACCGGCCGGCTGCAGCGGGCGGAGCCCCTCAACCCCGAGTTGTTCCTGGGCCTTGGGATCAGCCTGGCCGCCTTGGCTGGGCTCTTCGGTTGGCTCTCGGGGGGGGAGTTCCTCGAGGCGTCCCACATCTCGTTCGACGTTCCGCTACTGGGAGGGGTCAAGCTGGCGACTGTGCTGCTATTCGACGGGGGAGTCTACTTGGTGGTGGTCGGCTTGGTTGTGGCCCTGCTCCGCTCGCTCGGCCAAGAGGACGTAAGGGGAGGTTCGCCCCAGGCGTCGAGTGGGGCACCGCGGTGA
- a CDS encoding Na(+)/H(+) antiporter subunit C, protein MIVALVLLVGVLFAGGTYLLLQRTLTRIILGLSLYGHAVNVLLLLSGGRAGQPPLVTDGRPTAMADPLPQAMALTAIVITFGISAFLLALAYRSWTLTGGDEAEDDIEDRRIARQVREEELMLLEEDRL, encoded by the coding sequence GTGATCGTCGCGTTGGTGCTCCTGGTGGGGGTGCTCTTCGCCGGAGGCACCTACCTGCTGCTGCAGCGCACGCTGACCCGCATCATCCTCGGGCTGTCCCTCTACGGGCACGCGGTGAACGTGCTGCTGCTGCTCAGCGGTGGCCGAGCCGGTCAGCCTCCGCTAGTCACCGACGGCCGCCCGACAGCCATGGCCGACCCCCTGCCCCAGGCCATGGCCCTAACCGCCATCGTTATCACGTTCGGCATCTCCGCCTTCCTCCTCGCTCTGGCCTACCGGAGCTGGACCCTCACCGGTGGGGACGAGGCCGAGGACGATATCGAGGACCGGCGGATCGCGCGACAGGTCCGGGAGGAGGAGCTCATGCTGCTCGAGGAGGACCGCCTGTGA
- a CDS encoding Na+/H+ antiporter subunit D: MRVLVPLLVVMPLLGAGLSMALWRFVRIQQVLGVALLSGGLAASLALLAHVVATGPVVVHLGGWRAPVGITLVADVLSVLLLSVALATLLAVFVFAIGQPRADKSAFYFHALYLVLAAGVSASFLTGDLFNLFVAFEIMLVASYVLITLGGRREQVRSGITYVVINLLASTLLITTIGLIYAATGSVNMADVAVRLAEVPEGVRRALGAMLLVTFGIKAAIFPLFFWLPDSYPTAPAPVTAVFAGLLTKIGVYAIIRTQTLLFPGDGPSPLLLAAAASTMVVGVLGAIAQDDMKRILSFHIVSQIGYMLFGLGLYSVAGLGAAILFIVHQIPVKTALFLVNGLVETLTGTAALHRLGGLVRRTPLTAALFMLAALSLAGIPPFSGFFGKLALLDAGLAARAWTVTGISLAVSVLTLYSMTKIWSNVFWGEPAELPPLAVAAGEGPLRAPRLMNAATIGLVALTLAIAVLAQPVWELSERAARDILDPAGVYLRAVLGP; the protein is encoded by the coding sequence TTGAGGGTCCTCGTCCCCCTCCTCGTCGTGATGCCCTTGCTGGGGGCCGGCCTCTCCATGGCGCTGTGGCGCTTCGTGCGCATCCAGCAGGTGCTCGGGGTCGCCCTGCTGTCGGGCGGGCTGGCGGCCTCGCTCGCACTGCTTGCCCACGTGGTGGCCACCGGCCCAGTGGTCGTGCACCTCGGGGGCTGGCGCGCGCCCGTCGGTATCACGCTCGTGGCCGACGTGCTGTCAGTACTGCTCCTCTCGGTCGCCCTGGCCACACTGCTGGCCGTGTTCGTGTTCGCCATCGGCCAACCCCGCGCCGACAAGAGCGCGTTCTACTTCCACGCCCTCTACCTCGTCCTCGCCGCTGGCGTATCGGCCTCGTTCCTCACTGGGGACCTCTTCAACCTGTTCGTCGCCTTTGAGATCATGCTCGTGGCCAGCTACGTGCTGATCACCCTCGGAGGTCGACGTGAGCAGGTCCGCTCGGGGATCACCTACGTCGTCATCAACCTCCTCGCGTCCACCCTCCTCATCACGACGATCGGTCTGATCTACGCGGCGACAGGCTCGGTGAACATGGCCGACGTGGCTGTACGTCTGGCCGAGGTCCCGGAGGGAGTCCGGAGGGCCCTCGGCGCGATGCTCCTGGTCACGTTCGGCATCAAAGCGGCGATCTTCCCCTTGTTCTTCTGGTTGCCAGACTCCTACCCGACAGCTCCTGCGCCGGTGACTGCGGTGTTCGCTGGCTTGCTGACCAAGATCGGCGTCTACGCCATCATCCGGACCCAGACCCTGTTGTTCCCCGGCGACGGGCCGTCGCCGCTCCTGCTGGCGGCCGCGGCCTCGACCATGGTCGTTGGTGTCCTTGGCGCCATCGCGCAAGACGACATGAAACGCATCCTGAGCTTCCACATCGTCAGCCAGATCGGCTACATGCTGTTCGGGCTGGGCCTCTACAGCGTGGCCGGCCTGGGAGCCGCGATCCTGTTCATCGTGCACCAGATCCCGGTGAAGACCGCGCTGTTCCTCGTGAACGGCCTGGTCGAGACCCTCACCGGGACCGCTGCTCTGCACCGGCTCGGGGGGCTGGTGCGGCGGACCCCGTTGACTGCAGCGTTGTTCATGCTGGCCGCTCTCAGCCTTGCCGGGATCCCACCCTTCTCAGGCTTCTTCGGCAAGTTGGCCCTCCTCGACGCCGGCTTGGCGGCGCGGGCCTGGACAGTCACCGGCATCAGCCTGGCCGTGAGCGTCCTAACCCTCTACTCGATGACGAAGATCTGGTCGAACGTCTTCTGGGGTGAGCCGGCTGAGCTGCCCCCGCTGGCGGTGGCCGCCGGCGAGGGGCCGTTGCGGGCACCGCGGTTGATGAACGCGGCGACTATCGGGCTGGTGGCCCTCACGTTGGCCATTGCCGTGCTGGCCCAACCCGTCTGGGAGTTGAGCGAGCGGGCAGCCCGCGACATTCTCGACCCCGCTGGGGTCTATCTCCGTGCGGTCCTGGGCCCATGA